The Devosia sp. SD17-2 genome includes a region encoding these proteins:
- a CDS encoding sugar phosphate isomerase/epimerase yields MSKLGIHSFVWSAGSSQTDLETALENTRATGFKLIEFSYLDPTLVDVPWLAGRIKDHGLDVSISMGLPAEGDVSSADPETVNRGLEILSGAIALTRDLGGTKLAGILSSAHGKQVHAPTLESWKRSVGAVARAAEIAAGAGVTLNLEIVNRFESNLLNTAAQGLAFIEATGADNVFLHLDSFHMNIEEADIGLAIRNAANKIGYVHIGESHRGYLGTGNIDFAAIFDALIAIGYDDWVTFESFSSEIVDEKLSIATGIWRNLWDDNVDLANHARTFIDLGLTTARRKAALVANPDTLSGP; encoded by the coding sequence ATGAGCAAGCTGGGCATACATTCTTTTGTCTGGAGCGCCGGTTCGAGCCAGACCGACCTTGAGACGGCACTCGAGAATACCCGGGCTACCGGATTCAAACTGATAGAGTTTTCCTACCTCGACCCCACGCTGGTCGACGTTCCTTGGCTCGCTGGCCGGATCAAGGACCATGGGCTCGACGTCTCCATCAGCATGGGCCTGCCGGCCGAGGGCGATGTTTCGAGTGCCGACCCGGAGACGGTCAATCGCGGCCTCGAGATTCTCTCCGGCGCCATCGCGCTGACCCGCGATCTCGGCGGCACCAAGCTCGCCGGAATTCTCTCATCCGCCCATGGCAAGCAGGTGCACGCGCCCACCCTTGAAAGCTGGAAGCGCAGTGTCGGCGCCGTTGCCCGCGCCGCTGAAATTGCGGCTGGCGCAGGCGTCACCCTCAACCTCGAAATCGTCAATCGCTTCGAGAGCAATCTGCTCAACACCGCCGCCCAAGGCCTCGCCTTCATCGAGGCCACCGGCGCGGACAATGTGTTTCTCCACCTCGACAGTTTTCACATGAACATCGAGGAGGCGGACATCGGCCTTGCCATCCGCAACGCCGCCAACAAGATCGGCTATGTCCATATCGGGGAAAGCCATCGCGGCTATCTGGGTACCGGCAACATCGACTTCGCCGCCATCTTCGATGCGCTGATCGCCATCGGCTATGACGACTGGGTCACCTTCGAAAGCTTCTCGTCGGAGATCGTCGACGAAAAGCTCTCTATCGCCACCGGCATCTGGCGCAATCTCTGGGACGACAATGTCGACCTCGCCAACCACGCCAGAACCTTCATCGACCTCGGTCTCACCACCGCCCGCCGCAAGGCGGCGCTCGTCGCCAATCCGGATACGCTTTCGGGCCCCTGA
- a CDS encoding DUF4214 domain-containing protein, whose product MASIQGIYVALFGRPADPAGLAFWNGVTNQGADLSGLIGTLTGTPEYLDRFESQTPSEIVSSIYLALFGRAPDPEGLAFFTAALDSGAQTIETITINIFDGAQNDDQDTVTAKMEAADAFTASLDTPEEIAAYNGADAAALARKFLEAIDRDNPFTPSPDEDLAAKVLTPPAGADSSGGDSSPTPAPGYTISVSTASAVEGSGSTITYTVTRTGSTDAATIAVALTGTATLNTDYSTTLQHGELSFAENVATASFQITLIDDVVVEGNETITATISNPTDGIAIKTASATATIVDDETITNLTAHATGYAGSMAGQMSIDGSVIAFASLSRGIDPNVTETNEIMDVFVLRDGTYTNITAGGAANSFFPEISGDGSTVVFGSSAQNLIADAQETNGYENIFVYRAGALTNITAHANGSSSGPGVSADGSTIVFTSEATDLTASADENGVRDIFVSKNGTLTNITAHGNGLSGGAKISADGSTIVFYSEATNLVAGQDDTNGKADIFVYRDGVITNLTLNADGDSDHVTVSADGSTIAFKTAATNLTGAVDDNGVDDIIIYRDGVFTNITAHGDRASEAPILSADGNTILFNSRATNLVDGTNSDFDIYIYRDSTLTNLRLHGDGFTSSARLSPDGNKILFVSSATNLVPGVADTNRIADLFLYEML is encoded by the coding sequence ATGGCAAGCATTCAGGGCATTTATGTCGCCCTCTTTGGCCGTCCAGCAGACCCCGCGGGGCTCGCCTTTTGGAACGGCGTCACCAATCAGGGCGCGGATTTGTCCGGCCTGATTGGTACCCTGACCGGGACACCCGAATATCTCGACCGCTTCGAGAGCCAGACACCAAGCGAAATTGTCAGTTCGATCTATCTTGCCCTCTTCGGTCGCGCGCCGGATCCGGAGGGCCTCGCCTTCTTTACGGCGGCGCTCGACAGCGGCGCCCAGACCATCGAAACCATTACCATCAATATTTTCGATGGCGCGCAGAACGACGATCAGGACACCGTAACTGCCAAGATGGAGGCCGCCGATGCCTTCACGGCCAGCCTCGATACGCCTGAGGAGATCGCGGCCTACAACGGCGCGGACGCAGCCGCGCTTGCCCGCAAATTCCTCGAGGCGATTGACCGGGACAATCCGTTCACGCCCTCGCCAGACGAAGATCTGGCGGCAAAGGTCCTTACTCCGCCGGCCGGAGCCGACAGCAGCGGCGGCGATAGTTCCCCAACCCCAGCGCCGGGCTATACGATCTCGGTTTCCACCGCCTCCGCAGTGGAAGGCAGCGGATCGACAATCACCTATACGGTCACGCGAACCGGCTCGACGGATGCCGCCACCATTGCTGTCGCGCTGACCGGCACGGCGACGCTCAACACCGACTACTCGACGACATTGCAGCACGGAGAGCTGAGTTTTGCCGAAAACGTCGCCACCGCAAGTTTCCAGATCACGCTGATCGATGATGTCGTGGTCGAGGGCAACGAGACCATAACCGCGACCATCTCGAACCCGACCGACGGCATTGCGATCAAAACGGCCAGTGCCACAGCGACGATCGTGGATGATGAAACCATCACCAACCTCACCGCGCATGCGACAGGTTATGCGGGCTCAATGGCGGGACAGATGTCGATCGACGGAAGTGTCATTGCCTTCGCAAGTCTGTCTCGCGGCATCGACCCGAACGTGACGGAGACAAACGAGATCATGGACGTCTTCGTCCTTCGGGACGGGACCTATACGAACATCACGGCTGGCGGGGCAGCCAACAGCTTCTTCCCCGAAATTTCAGGGGACGGCAGCACCGTTGTTTTTGGAAGTAGCGCACAAAATCTCATCGCAGACGCTCAAGAGACCAACGGATACGAGAATATCTTCGTCTATCGCGCGGGGGCTCTGACCAACATCACGGCACATGCCAACGGGTCGAGCTCGGGGCCAGGTGTGTCAGCGGATGGCAGTACCATCGTGTTCACGAGCGAAGCCACCGATCTTACCGCAAGCGCAGATGAGAACGGCGTCAGGGATATTTTCGTTTCCAAGAATGGCACGCTGACCAACATCACCGCGCACGGCAACGGTCTCAGCGGCGGCGCCAAAATCTCAGCCGATGGCAGCACAATTGTCTTTTACAGCGAGGCTACCAATCTGGTTGCGGGACAGGATGACACCAACGGCAAGGCAGACATTTTTGTCTATCGCGACGGCGTCATTACCAACCTCACGCTCAATGCCGATGGCGACAGCGATCATGTGACCGTTTCGGCCGATGGCAGTACCATCGCCTTCAAGACCGCAGCGACCAATCTCACCGGGGCGGTGGACGATAATGGCGTTGATGACATCATCATCTACCGCGACGGCGTTTTCACCAACATCACTGCACATGGAGACCGTGCGAGCGAGGCCCCAATCCTATCAGCCGATGGTAATACGATCCTGTTTAACAGCAGGGCCACCAACCTCGTCGATGGCACCAATAGCGACTTCGACATCTATATCTATCGCGATAGCACGCTCACCAATCTCAGGCTCCATGGAGACGGCTTCACCAGTAGCGCCCGGCTGTCTCCCGATGGCAATAAAATCCTGTTCGTGAGCAGCGCCACCAACCTCGTGCCAGGTGTTGCAGATACGAACAGGATTGCGGACCTGTTCCTCTACGAAATGCTGTAG
- a CDS encoding DUF4126 family protein codes for MLRSFLIGLAAGQRGITPLAAIALATYRRELWPELPFQRLFRNHVVTAGATAFAVAEMAGDKMKSAPDRIVPIGLAVRSVTAAYAGAALAPKGQRPLGAAIAVGTALASSYIGWRMRCAAMERYGQTATGLVEDAIVMTGALAVATPRLMGTAALLAPPRR; via the coding sequence ATGCTGCGCTCATTCCTCATCGGCCTTGCGGCCGGCCAGCGCGGGATCACACCGCTCGCAGCCATAGCGCTCGCCACTTACCGGCGCGAACTCTGGCCCGAGCTTCCCTTTCAGCGCCTCTTCCGTAACCATGTGGTTACCGCCGGCGCCACCGCCTTTGCCGTGGCCGAGATGGCCGGCGACAAGATGAAATCGGCGCCTGACAGGATCGTGCCGATCGGGCTGGCGGTGCGCAGCGTCACCGCCGCTTATGCCGGAGCCGCACTGGCGCCCAAGGGGCAGCGACCATTGGGTGCCGCCATCGCGGTGGGGACAGCGCTCGCCTCGTCCTACATCGGCTGGCGCATGCGCTGCGCCGCCATGGAGCGTTATGGGCAGACCGCCACCGGCCTCGTCGAGGACGCAATCGTCATGACCGGTGCGTTGGCGGTAGCGACGCCCAGGCTGATGGGTACCGCGGCACTTCTCGCGCCGCCGCGGCGATGA
- a CDS encoding ABC transporter permease, whose protein sequence is MNSASAAVQDSRGWLRLDPLGVLIAVIAGAGSFLPFAVFKANRIVPGDGVFLWDALPPPAVVAFVIAVGAALAAALTRAPAVAKLWTSAVALVTVMISVGLAANALAQPDQSYARVSIGGGFWLVGFALALMLTDALARRKLLPTQRLGLLAVSLTLVAALLWSGAWNELSILKEYQSRAPAFWQEARTHVLLALSSVAVAVAIGVPLGIVGYKIERIRRGTLGLLNVIQTIPSIALFGMLIVPLAWVAATVPGARAAGISGIGTAPAMVALVAYALLPVVANTLVGLTGLPAATVEAARGMGMSSPQRLMQVELPLALPVILTGIRIVLVQNIGLATIAALIGGGGFGVFVFQGIGQTAADLVLLGAVPTVVLAFVAAVILDSLIEISAGRMARA, encoded by the coding sequence ATGAACTCCGCAAGTGCCGCCGTTCAGGACAGCCGGGGTTGGCTGCGTCTTGATCCGCTGGGCGTGCTGATCGCGGTAATAGCGGGGGCAGGATCTTTCCTGCCCTTTGCCGTGTTCAAGGCCAATCGGATCGTGCCGGGCGATGGGGTGTTCCTGTGGGACGCCCTGCCCCCGCCCGCCGTGGTGGCTTTTGTGATAGCGGTTGGTGCGGCGCTCGCGGCGGCGCTGACCAGGGCACCGGCAGTGGCCAAGCTTTGGACCAGCGCGGTGGCGCTGGTCACCGTGATGATCTCGGTCGGGCTTGCCGCGAACGCGCTTGCTCAGCCGGATCAAAGCTATGCCAGGGTATCCATCGGGGGCGGCTTCTGGCTTGTTGGCTTCGCCCTTGCGCTCATGCTGACCGACGCGTTGGCGCGGCGGAAACTGCTGCCGACACAGCGTCTCGGTCTTCTGGCGGTTTCGCTCACCCTCGTCGCGGCCTTGCTGTGGAGCGGGGCCTGGAACGAGCTCTCGATCCTCAAGGAATATCAGAGCCGGGCGCCGGCGTTCTGGCAGGAAGCGCGAACGCATGTGTTGCTCGCCCTCTCGTCTGTTGCTGTGGCGGTGGCGATTGGCGTGCCGCTGGGTATTGTCGGCTACAAAATCGAACGAATACGGCGCGGCACGCTGGGATTGCTCAATGTCATCCAGACCATTCCCTCGATTGCCCTGTTCGGCATGTTGATCGTGCCGCTCGCCTGGGTGGCGGCCACTGTGCCGGGCGCAAGAGCGGCCGGGATATCTGGCATTGGCACGGCGCCAGCCATGGTGGCGCTGGTCGCCTATGCGCTGCTGCCTGTTGTCGCCAATACGCTGGTTGGGCTGACGGGCCTGCCCGCTGCGACAGTCGAAGCCGCGCGCGGGATGGGGATGAGCAGCCCGCAAAGGCTGATGCAGGTGGAACTGCCGCTGGCCCTGCCAGTGATCCTCACCGGCATCCGCATCGTACTGGTCCAGAACATCGGGCTGGCCACGATCGCCGCGCTGATCGGCGGCGGCGGCTTCGGCGTGTTTGTCTTCCAGGGCATCGGCCAGACGGCGGCTGATCTGGTGCTGCTGGGGGCAGTGCCAACGGTGGTGCTGGCCTTTGTCGCCGCTGTCATTCTCGACAGCCTCATTGAAATCTCTGCCGGAAGGATGGCCCGGGCGTGA
- a CDS encoding ABC transporter permease: protein MKPEDFGFFFAMFARPGQTPVYSQGSLLTLTLSHLAIVFAAITASALLAVGLAILVTRPFGAEFLPVARAIANIGQTFPPVAVLALCVPILGFGTTPTLVALFLYGLLPIFENSLTGLTGVPPAVTEAAKGMGMTPLQRLMRIELPLALPLILSGLRLSTTIALSTATIGSTVAAQTLGEVIIAGLQSGNTAFVVQGGLIVGALALLIHDGFMALERWRRNATGGGELQG, encoded by the coding sequence ATCAAGCCGGAGGATTTCGGCTTTTTCTTCGCGATGTTCGCCCGTCCGGGGCAGACCCCGGTCTATAGCCAGGGCAGTCTCCTCACGCTGACCTTGAGCCATCTGGCGATCGTCTTCGCAGCCATCACGGCTTCGGCGCTGCTGGCGGTGGGGCTTGCTATACTCGTGACGCGGCCCTTCGGCGCAGAATTCCTGCCGGTCGCAAGGGCCATCGCCAATATTGGCCAGACCTTTCCGCCTGTCGCCGTGCTGGCGCTGTGCGTGCCGATATTAGGTTTCGGCACCACGCCGACGCTGGTCGCTCTGTTCCTTTATGGCCTGCTGCCGATCTTCGAGAATTCCCTGACCGGACTGACCGGCGTGCCGCCCGCGGTCACGGAAGCTGCCAAGGGCATGGGGATGACGCCGCTTCAGCGGTTGATGCGGATCGAGCTGCCGCTCGCCCTGCCCCTTATTCTCTCCGGACTTAGGCTCTCGACGACAATCGCCCTGTCCACCGCCACCATCGGTTCGACCGTTGCCGCGCAGACGCTTGGCGAGGTGATCATTGCCGGGCTGCAGTCCGGCAACACGGCGTTCGTTGTTCAGGGCGGGCTGATTGTCGGCGCGCTGGCGCTCTTGATCCATGATGGGTTTATGGCGCTCGAGCGCTGGCGGCGGAACGCCACCGGCGGCGGCGAGCTACAGGGATAA
- a CDS encoding ABC transporter ATP-binding protein, whose translation MIEIENVVKAYSGTRAVDGVSLVVEPHSICALVGTSGSGKTTLLRMVNRLVEPSAGDIRVDGRSIRSVPAYELRRHMGYVIQGNGLFPHWTIAQNVGTVPRLLGWSKGKIASRVDELLALFQLDPELFRDRMPHQLSGGQRQRVGVARALAAEPDILLMDEPFGALDPVTRSKAQEDLALIQSKFGTTIMLVTHDMEEAIQLGDRIAVMDKGKLLQCEPPAEIIANPATDYVRELVGTTDRAFRLLSLSRLADHVEPGTAEGDAFNAGMTLRNAYSELLWARRSAAPVEQNGKIIGVITLERLGALAARP comes from the coding sequence GTGATCGAGATCGAAAATGTGGTCAAAGCCTATTCGGGCACGCGCGCGGTCGATGGCGTAAGCCTTGTGGTGGAGCCGCACAGTATCTGCGCGCTGGTGGGCACTTCCGGGTCGGGAAAGACGACGCTGCTGCGCATGGTCAATCGGCTGGTGGAGCCGAGCGCCGGCGATATCCGGGTCGACGGGCGCAGTATCAGAAGCGTGCCCGCCTACGAATTGCGGCGGCACATGGGATATGTGATCCAGGGAAACGGGCTGTTTCCGCATTGGACCATTGCGCAGAATGTCGGCACCGTGCCGCGACTTCTGGGATGGAGCAAAGGCAAAATCGCGAGTCGTGTCGACGAGTTGCTGGCGCTTTTTCAACTCGATCCCGAACTGTTCCGGGACCGGATGCCGCATCAATTGTCCGGCGGGCAGCGACAGCGCGTCGGTGTAGCGCGTGCTCTCGCCGCCGAGCCCGACATTCTGCTCATGGACGAACCCTTCGGAGCGCTGGACCCGGTGACGCGCAGCAAGGCACAGGAGGATCTGGCGCTCATACAGTCCAAATTCGGCACGACGATCATGCTCGTCACCCATGACATGGAAGAGGCCATCCAGCTGGGCGACCGCATTGCGGTGATGGACAAGGGCAAGCTTCTGCAATGCGAGCCGCCGGCCGAGATCATCGCCAATCCCGCGACTGATTATGTGCGCGAGCTGGTCGGCACCACCGACCGGGCGTTCCGCCTGCTGTCGCTGTCCCGGCTTGCCGATCATGTCGAACCCGGCACTGCTGAAGGCGACGCTTTCAATGCGGGTATGACGCTGCGCAATGCCTACTCGGAACTGCTGTGGGCGCGCCGCAGCGCGGCACCGGTGGAGCAGAACGGCAAGATCATCGGCGTGATCACGCTCGAAAGGCTTGGCGCACTGGCGGCCCGGCCGTGA
- a CDS encoding sugar ABC transporter ATP-binding protein has protein sequence MSEMAHSTAPGKPVLEMRNISKTFGPVRALSNVSLTVYPGEVHAVMGENGAGKSTLMKVLSGAYRPDPGGEILLDGHPVALGDPIKARASGISVIYQELSLAPNLTVAQNIYLGNQPSRFGLVDNRATEKSAKPILDRLGIGFSPRTIVRTLSLGERQMVEIARALSTDARIIVMDEPTTSLTSRETDKLFGVIESLKAQGIAIIYISHRMEEIYQLADRVSVLRDSSYVGTLDRSELSASRLVSMMVGRDLSSFYKKEHRTPALDRQIALSVRDVADDVRVHGCSFDLHKGEVLGLAGLVGSGRTELARLIFGADKKKSGTVTLEGQKLDISGPRDAIDAGIAYLTEDRKVLGLFLDMSIADNISISVLGDDASGGTLLDRSAARTRAEKAVKDLSIRAAGTAISAGSLSGGNQQKVLLARLLQKDPKVIILDEPTRGVDVGAKSEIYRLIDELAKRDIAVLVISSELPEIIGIADRVLVMREGRIAGEVRPTPDKPIDQETIMNFSTGALRETAA, from the coding sequence ATGAGTGAGATGGCTCACAGCACCGCCCCGGGCAAGCCCGTCCTCGAAATGCGCAATATCAGCAAGACATTCGGCCCGGTCCGCGCCCTGAGCAATGTCTCGCTGACGGTCTATCCCGGTGAAGTCCACGCCGTCATGGGCGAGAACGGCGCCGGCAAGTCGACCCTGATGAAAGTTCTCTCGGGAGCCTACCGGCCTGATCCCGGCGGCGAAATTCTGCTCGATGGCCATCCGGTAGCGCTCGGCGACCCGATCAAGGCCCGGGCAAGCGGCATTTCCGTGATCTATCAGGAACTCAGCCTCGCGCCGAACCTGACTGTGGCGCAGAACATCTATCTCGGCAATCAACCCTCCCGCTTCGGCCTCGTGGACAACAGGGCGACCGAAAAATCCGCCAAGCCCATTCTCGACCGTCTCGGCATCGGCTTTTCGCCGCGGACCATTGTGCGCACCCTTTCGCTCGGCGAGCGGCAGATGGTGGAAATCGCCCGGGCTCTGTCGACCGACGCGCGCATCATCGTCATGGACGAGCCCACCACCTCGCTGACCTCGCGCGAGACAGACAAGCTGTTCGGCGTCATCGAGTCTCTCAAGGCGCAGGGCATCGCCATCATCTACATCAGCCATCGCATGGAGGAGATCTACCAGCTCGCCGATCGCGTCAGCGTGCTGCGCGACTCTTCCTATGTCGGCACGCTGGATCGCTCAGAGCTCTCCGCATCCAGGCTCGTCTCGATGATGGTGGGGCGTGATCTCTCCTCGTTCTACAAGAAGGAACACCGCACCCCGGCGCTCGACCGCCAGATCGCCCTGTCGGTGCGCGATGTCGCCGATGATGTGCGCGTCCACGGCTGCAGCTTTGACCTGCACAAGGGCGAGGTTCTGGGCCTGGCTGGCCTCGTCGGCTCGGGCCGCACCGAATTGGCCCGTTTGATTTTCGGCGCCGACAAGAAAAAATCCGGCACTGTCACTCTGGAGGGTCAAAAGCTCGACATTTCAGGGCCCCGCGACGCTATCGACGCCGGCATTGCCTATCTCACCGAGGACCGCAAAGTGCTCGGCCTCTTCCTCGACATGTCCATCGCTGACAACATCTCCATCAGCGTTCTGGGGGACGATGCCAGCGGCGGCACTCTTCTCGATCGGTCCGCAGCGCGGACCCGCGCCGAGAAGGCCGTGAAAGACCTGTCCATCCGCGCCGCAGGCACTGCCATCAGCGCCGGCTCGCTGTCTGGCGGCAATCAGCAAAAAGTGCTGCTGGCCCGGCTCCTCCAGAAGGACCCGAAAGTCATCATCCTCGATGAGCCCACGCGAGGCGTCGACGTCGGCGCCAAGTCGGAGATCTATCGGCTCATCGACGAACTGGCCAAGCGCGATATCGCCGTCCTCGTCATTTCGAGCGAGCTTCCGGAAATCATCGGCATCGCCGACCGCGTCCTCGTGATGCGCGAAGGCCGTATTGCGGGGGAAGTCCGTCCCACGCCGGACAAGCCGATCGACCAGGAAACCATCATGAATTTCTCAACCGGCGCTCTGCGCGAAACCGCAGCGTGA
- a CDS encoding ABC transporter substrate-binding protein, translated as MNFLPKLLTGVALSAFALGGAMAQEKELTNVGISVGLLGNPFFVATIKGIEDKAREINPDVRVTSVSADYDLNKQVSQIDSFIAAGVDIIMLNAVDASAIAPAVQKARDAGVVVAAFDVSAPGADVTVMTNNVSAGEKACQYIVDELNGEGNVIIINGPASSSIIDRVQGCKNVFAQNPGITILSDDQNGQGSREGGLAVMQGLLTRFDDIDAVFAINDPTGIGAELAAKQLNRTDFIITAVDGAPDIEEALKSGTSMIKASASQDPYVMAGQALEMGVAVLKGEKPAEDTILLEPELITSENLDSYQGWTAVR; from the coding sequence ATGAACTTTCTACCAAAGCTGCTGACTGGTGTTGCACTTTCGGCCTTCGCCCTCGGCGGAGCCATGGCCCAGGAGAAGGAACTGACCAATGTCGGCATTTCTGTCGGCCTTCTGGGCAATCCCTTCTTCGTGGCCACCATCAAGGGCATTGAGGACAAGGCCCGCGAGATCAATCCCGACGTCCGCGTAACCTCGGTTTCCGCCGACTATGACCTCAACAAGCAGGTGTCCCAGATCGACAGCTTCATCGCTGCGGGCGTGGACATCATCATGCTCAATGCCGTTGACGCCAGCGCCATTGCCCCGGCTGTGCAGAAGGCCCGTGACGCCGGTGTCGTCGTCGCTGCCTTCGACGTGTCCGCGCCCGGCGCCGACGTTACCGTCATGACCAACAATGTCAGCGCCGGCGAGAAGGCCTGCCAGTACATCGTCGATGAACTCAACGGCGAGGGCAACGTCATCATCATCAATGGCCCCGCCTCGTCCTCGATCATCGACCGCGTCCAGGGCTGCAAGAATGTCTTCGCCCAGAACCCGGGCATCACCATTCTCTCCGACGACCAGAACGGTCAGGGCTCTCGCGAGGGAGGCCTCGCGGTGATGCAGGGCCTGCTCACCCGCTTCGATGACATCGACGCCGTCTTTGCCATCAATGATCCGACAGGCATTGGTGCCGAGCTCGCCGCCAAGCAGCTCAACCGCACCGATTTCATCATCACCGCTGTCGATGGCGCTCCCGATATCGAGGAAGCCCTCAAGAGCGGGACATCCATGATCAAGGCGTCCGCTTCTCAGGACCCCTATGTCATGGCCGGTCAGGCGCTCGAAATGGGCGTTGCCGTACTCAAGGGTGAAAAGCCTGCCGAGGACACCATCCTGCTCGAACCAGAGCTGATCACCTCGGAAAACCTGGACTCCTACCAGGGCTGGACGGCCGTCCGCTAA
- a CDS encoding ABC transporter substrate-binding protein, which translates to MVDAKSAVHALAALVLMTGTASAQVVVSSKIDTEGGVLGNIIKQVLEANEIPVEDRIQLGATPIMREAIIAGEIDIYPEYTGNGAFFFDRADEPIWNDAAEAYNTVAGLDYDANKIVWLTPSPANNTWAVALRSEVAEDNGLTTFSEFGAWVAGGGTVKLAASSEFVNSPPALPKFQEIYGFTLTPDQLVVLSGGDTAATIAAAAQQTNGVNAAMVYGTDGGISASGLVVLEDDKGVQPVYQPTPIIREEVLQEYPLIEELLKPVFEGLSLEVLQDLNGRVQLGGEPAAAVATDYLTQNGFLD; encoded by the coding sequence ATGGTTGACGCCAAATCCGCAGTCCATGCGCTCGCAGCGCTGGTTCTCATGACAGGCACGGCCTCGGCCCAGGTGGTCGTGTCGTCCAAGATCGACACCGAGGGCGGGGTTCTCGGCAACATCATAAAGCAGGTGCTGGAGGCCAATGAGATCCCGGTGGAAGACCGGATCCAGCTTGGCGCGACACCGATCATGCGCGAAGCCATTATTGCCGGCGAGATCGACATCTATCCCGAGTATACCGGCAATGGCGCCTTCTTCTTTGACCGGGCGGATGAGCCGATCTGGAACGATGCCGCCGAGGCTTACAATACGGTGGCCGGGCTCGACTATGACGCCAACAAGATCGTCTGGCTGACGCCTTCGCCGGCCAATAACACCTGGGCGGTGGCCCTGCGCAGTGAGGTCGCTGAAGACAATGGCCTCACCACTTTCTCGGAATTCGGGGCGTGGGTGGCCGGTGGCGGCACGGTCAAACTGGCGGCCTCGTCCGAATTCGTCAATTCGCCTCCTGCCCTGCCGAAATTCCAGGAGATCTATGGCTTTACACTGACGCCGGACCAATTGGTGGTGCTGTCGGGTGGCGACACCGCCGCGACCATCGCGGCTGCGGCGCAGCAGACCAATGGGGTCAATGCAGCAATGGTCTATGGCACTGACGGCGGGATCAGCGCGTCCGGGCTCGTCGTGCTCGAGGACGACAAGGGCGTGCAGCCGGTCTATCAGCCAACCCCGATCATCCGAGAGGAAGTGCTTCAGGAATATCCGCTGATCGAAGAGCTGCTGAAGCCGGTGTTCGAAGGCCTGAGCCTTGAAGTGCTTCAGGACCTCAATGGCCGCGTGCAGCTCGGCGGGGAGCCGGCAGCGGCGGTGGCGACGGACTACCTGACCCAGAATGGCTTTCTTGACTAG
- a CDS encoding ribose ABC transporter permease, whose translation MTDAPVSPIAQRQRVRAMLAALGMLPVLIILAVGFQLLSGRFMNPNNLSIVMQQASINTVLAAGMTLVILTGGIDLSVGSILAASAMVAVIVSLFPDIGMLGILAGLAMGLACGLANGMLIAYMKLPPFIVTLGSLTAVRGLARLLGADTTVFNPNLPFQFIGNGSVFGVPWLVIIAFLVVVMSWFVLKRTVLGTQIYAVGGNPDAARLTGINVPLVLLFVYCFSGLMAGLGGVMSAARLYAANGLQLGQAYELDAIAAVILGGTSFVGGVGSIWGTLIGALIIAVLSNGLILTGVSDIWQYIIKGLVIIAAVALDRYRLAGGART comes from the coding sequence ATGACTGACGCCCCTGTGAGCCCAATCGCCCAGCGCCAACGCGTTCGCGCCATGTTGGCCGCGCTTGGCATGTTGCCGGTCCTGATCATCCTCGCGGTGGGCTTTCAGCTGCTCAGCGGCCGCTTCATGAACCCGAACAATCTCTCGATTGTCATGCAGCAGGCCTCCATCAACACAGTCCTGGCGGCGGGCATGACACTGGTCATTCTCACCGGCGGTATCGATCTGTCGGTCGGCTCGATCCTGGCCGCATCCGCAATGGTGGCAGTGATCGTCTCGCTCTTTCCCGACATCGGCATGCTCGGCATCCTGGCGGGGCTTGCCATGGGTCTGGCCTGTGGCCTCGCCAATGGAATGCTCATCGCATACATGAAGCTGCCGCCCTTCATCGTCACCTTGGGCTCGCTGACCGCCGTGCGCGGTCTTGCCCGCCTGCTGGGCGCCGATACCACCGTCTTCAATCCAAACCTGCCGTTCCAGTTCATCGGCAATGGCAGCGTCTTCGGCGTGCCGTGGCTGGTGATCATCGCCTTCCTCGTCGTGGTCATGTCCTGGTTCGTGCTCAAGCGCACCGTACTTGGAACCCAGATCTATGCGGTGGGCGGCAATCCGGATGCGGCGCGCCTCACCGGCATCAACGTGCCGCTGGTGCTGCTCTTCGTCTATTGCTTCTCCGGCCTCATGGCGGGCCTTGGCGGCGTCATGTCCGCGGCGCGCCTCTACGCAGCCAATGGCCTGCAACTGGGCCAGGCCTATGAGCTGGACGCAATAGCCGCCGTCATCCTCGGCGGCACCAGCTTCGTCGGTGGCGTCGGCTCCATCTGGGGCACGCTGATCGGCGCACTGATCATCGCCGTCCTGTCCAATGGGCTCATCCTCACGGGTGTGTCTGACATCTGGCAATACATCATCAAGGGACTGGTCATCATCGCCGCCGTAGCGCTCGATCGCTATCGTCTCGCCGGCGGCGCGAGGACCTGA